A window of the Enterobacteriaceae bacterium 4M9 genome harbors these coding sequences:
- a CDS encoding acetyl-CoA C-acetyltransferase, which translates to MKNIVIVSAVRTAIGSFNGALASTSAVYLGATVISAALARAGLEPSRVDEVIMGNVLQAGLGQNPARQALLKSGLPETVCGYTVNKVCGSGLKSVALAAQAIAAGQATAIVAGGMENMSQAPYLLDSRARWGYRLGDAQLADTILRDGLMCATHGYHMGITAENVAREYGISREMQDQAALQSQQKAAAALRTGAFSDEIVAVTVKQRKSERLFDTDEFPKADTTLEGLAALRPAFDKAGSVTAGNASGINDGAAALVIMEEQAALRAGLTPLARLRAYASVGVAPALMGMGPVPATQKALAQTGLQLSDIDLIEANEAFAAQFLAVGQTLGFDMEKVNVNGGAMALGHPIGASGARILVTLLHALRARDKTLGLATLCIGGGQGIAAIVERLN; encoded by the coding sequence ATGAAAAATATAGTTATTGTCAGCGCGGTGCGTACCGCCATCGGCAGTTTTAACGGTGCACTCGCCAGCACCAGCGCCGTATATCTTGGGGCAACCGTCATTAGCGCAGCGCTGGCACGCGCAGGTCTTGAGCCTTCCCGGGTCGATGAAGTGATTATGGGTAACGTGTTGCAGGCGGGTCTGGGCCAAAACCCGGCACGCCAGGCGCTGCTAAAAAGCGGCCTGCCGGAGACGGTGTGCGGCTATACGGTCAATAAAGTCTGCGGCTCCGGGCTTAAGAGCGTGGCGCTGGCGGCACAGGCTATCGCCGCCGGTCAGGCCACCGCCATTGTCGCCGGGGGCATGGAAAACATGAGCCAGGCGCCGTATTTGCTGGACTCCCGCGCGCGCTGGGGATATCGCCTGGGCGACGCACAGCTGGCAGACACCATCCTGCGCGACGGGCTGATGTGCGCCACGCACGGCTACCACATGGGTATTACGGCAGAAAACGTCGCCCGCGAATACGGCATTAGCCGCGAGATGCAGGACCAGGCGGCGTTACAGTCTCAGCAAAAAGCCGCGGCGGCGCTCAGGACGGGGGCATTTAGCGATGAAATCGTCGCCGTCACCGTTAAACAGCGTAAAAGCGAGCGCCTGTTTGATACCGATGAATTTCCAAAAGCGGACACCACGCTGGAAGGGCTTGCCGCACTGCGCCCTGCCTTTGATAAGGCCGGTAGCGTCACGGCAGGTAACGCCTCCGGTATTAACGACGGCGCTGCTGCGCTGGTCATCATGGAAGAACAGGCCGCCCTTCGTGCCGGGCTGACGCCGCTTGCGCGCCTTCGCGCTTACGCCAGCGTCGGGGTGGCTCCGGCGCTGATGGGGATGGGGCCGGTTCCTGCCACCCAAAAAGCGCTGGCGCAAACTGGCCTGCAACTCAGTGATATTGACCTGATTGAAGCCAACGAAGCCTTTGCAGCACAGTTCCTGGCTGTCGGACAAACGTTGGGATTTGATATGGAAAAGGTGAACGTCAACGGTGGTGCGATGGCGCTGGGGCATCCGATTGGTGCCAGCGGCGCGCGCATTCTGGTCACCCTGCTGCACGCCCTGCGTGCCAGGGATAAAACGCTGGGGCTGGCAACGCTGTGCATCGGCGGCGGCCAGGGGATTGCGGCAATTGTAGAGCGCCTGAACTGA
- a CDS encoding TIGR00366 family protein, translating to MIGRLSRFMTRFVSRWLPDPLIFAILLTILTFIIALWLTPQTPVSMVKMWGDGFWNLLAFGMQMALIVVTGHALASSSPVKRLLRTVASTAKTPAQGVMLVTFFGLTACAINWGFGLVVGAMFAREVARRVPGSDYPLLIACAYIGFLTWGGGFSGSMPLLAATPGNPVEHVAGLIPVGDTLFTGYNLFVTLGLIVAMPFATRMMMPKPQDVVSIDPKLLMEEADFQKTLPPDAPPSERLEESRTLTFIIGVLGIAYLVMYFVENGFNITINTVNLAFLIVGMLLHKTPMAYMRAISAAARSTAGILVQFPFYAGIQLMMEHSGLGGLITEFFINVATKETFPIMTFFSSALINFAVPSGGGHWVIQGPFVMPAAQALGADLGKSVMAIAYGEQWMNMAQPFWALPALAIAGLGVRDIMGYCITALLFSGVIFIIGLTLF from the coding sequence ATGATAGGTCGCCTTTCCCGGTTTATGACGCGCTTTGTCAGCCGCTGGCTGCCGGACCCGCTTATTTTCGCCATCCTGCTGACCATACTGACCTTTATCATCGCCCTGTGGCTGACGCCGCAAACGCCGGTGAGCATGGTAAAAATGTGGGGCGACGGCTTCTGGAACCTGCTCGCCTTTGGGATGCAGATGGCGCTTATCGTCGTCACCGGCCACGCGCTGGCCAGTTCCAGCCCGGTAAAACGACTGCTGCGTACCGTTGCCTCCACGGCCAAAACCCCCGCTCAGGGGGTTATGCTGGTCACCTTCTTTGGCCTGACGGCCTGCGCGATTAACTGGGGTTTTGGGCTGGTGGTCGGCGCGATGTTTGCCCGCGAAGTGGCGCGCCGGGTTCCCGGCTCCGATTATCCGCTGCTTATCGCCTGCGCCTATATTGGCTTTCTGACCTGGGGCGGCGGCTTTTCTGGCTCCATGCCGCTGCTGGCGGCAACGCCCGGCAATCCGGTTGAGCATGTTGCCGGACTGATTCCCGTAGGCGACACGCTGTTCACCGGCTATAACCTCTTTGTCACCCTCGGCCTGATTGTGGCGATGCCGTTTGCCACGCGCATGATGATGCCAAAGCCGCAGGACGTGGTCAGCATTGACCCCAAGCTGCTGATGGAAGAGGCTGACTTTCAGAAAACCCTGCCGCCAGACGCCCCTCCCTCGGAGCGCCTGGAAGAGAGCCGCACGCTGACGTTTATCATCGGCGTGCTGGGTATCGCTTATCTGGTGATGTACTTTGTAGAAAATGGCTTCAACATCACCATTAACACCGTCAACCTGGCGTTCCTGATTGTCGGGATGCTGCTGCACAAAACGCCCATGGCCTACATGCGTGCCATCAGCGCCGCCGCGCGCAGCACCGCCGGGATCCTGGTGCAGTTCCCCTTCTACGCGGGTATTCAACTGATGATGGAACACTCAGGTCTCGGTGGCCTGATTACCGAGTTTTTCATCAATGTTGCGACCAAAGAAACCTTCCCGATTATGACCTTCTTTAGCTCGGCGCTGATTAACTTTGCCGTACCGTCCGGCGGCGGTCACTGGGTGATTCAGGGGCCGTTCGTTATGCCCGCCGCCCAGGCGCTGGGGGCAGACCTGGGCAAGTCGGTCATGGCTATCGCCTACGGTGAACAGTGGATGAACATGGCGCAGCCCTTCTGGGCGCTCCCGGCGCTGGCCATCGCAGGCCTGGGCGTGCGGGACATTATGGGCTACTGCATTACCGCCCTGCTGTTCTCCGGCGTGATTTTTATCATCGGGCTAACGCTCTTTTAA
- a CDS encoding CoA transferase subunit B — protein sequence MDAKQFIARRVAQELHDGDIVNLGIGLPTLVANYLPEDVHITLQSENGFLGLGPVTEPHPDLVNAGGQPCGILPGAAMFDSATSFALIRGGHVDACVLGGLQVDEQANLANWVVPGKMVPGMGGAMDLVTGARKVIIAMEHCAKDGTAKILKRCTMPLTALHAVHMLVTELAVFRFIDGKMWLCEIAEGGDVQTIRAKTQAHFEVAGDLRVMPVQAERGVA from the coding sequence ATGGATGCTAAACAGTTTATTGCCCGCCGCGTAGCGCAGGAATTGCACGATGGCGATATCGTCAACCTCGGCATTGGCCTGCCGACGCTGGTTGCCAACTACCTGCCTGAAGATGTGCATATTACCCTGCAATCGGAAAACGGCTTTCTCGGGCTTGGCCCGGTGACTGAACCTCACCCGGACCTGGTGAACGCGGGTGGGCAGCCGTGCGGCATTTTGCCTGGCGCCGCCATGTTCGACAGCGCCACCTCGTTTGCGCTTATCCGCGGCGGCCACGTCGATGCCTGCGTGCTGGGCGGTTTACAGGTTGATGAGCAGGCCAACCTCGCTAACTGGGTGGTGCCTGGCAAGATGGTGCCCGGCATGGGTGGCGCGATGGATCTCGTGACCGGGGCGCGTAAGGTGATTATCGCGATGGAGCACTGCGCCAAAGATGGGACAGCTAAGATCCTTAAGCGCTGCACCATGCCACTCACCGCGCTGCATGCGGTCCATATGCTGGTAACCGAGCTTGCGGTATTTCGCTTTATCGACGGCAAAATGTGGCTGTGCGAGATAGCTGAAGGCGGCGATGTGCAGACGATAAGGGCTAAGACGCAGGCACATTTTGAGGTAGCTGGCGACCTGCGGGTGATGCCGGTGCAGGCTGAGCGAGGTGTCGCATGA
- the atoD gene encoding acetate CoA-transferase subunit alpha has translation MKNKLISLPEAARLFRDGMTIMVGGFMGVGTPPRLVNALLDSGVRDLTLIANDTAFVDIGIGPLIVNGRVSKVIASHIGTNPETGRRMIAGEMEVQLVPQGTLIEQIRCAGAGLGGVLTPTGVGTVVEDGKQTLTLDGITYLLERPLRADLALVRAHRADRIGNLTYQLSARNFNPLIAMAAEITLAEPDVLVDVGAIEPDQVMTPGAVVNHIVNPQEW, from the coding sequence ATGAAAAACAAACTGATCTCTCTACCCGAAGCCGCCCGCCTGTTCCGCGATGGCATGACCATCATGGTGGGCGGATTTATGGGGGTGGGCACCCCGCCTCGCCTGGTTAACGCACTGCTGGATTCCGGCGTCAGGGATTTGACGCTGATTGCCAACGATACCGCGTTTGTCGATATCGGCATCGGTCCGCTCATCGTTAACGGGCGAGTCAGTAAGGTGATTGCCTCGCACATTGGCACCAACCCGGAAACCGGACGGCGCATGATAGCCGGTGAAATGGAGGTCCAACTGGTGCCACAGGGCACGCTGATTGAACAAATTCGCTGCGCCGGTGCCGGGCTTGGCGGCGTACTCACGCCTACCGGCGTTGGCACGGTAGTGGAAGACGGCAAGCAAACGCTGACCCTGGACGGCATCACTTACCTGCTTGAACGCCCACTGCGCGCTGACCTGGCGCTGGTACGCGCCCATCGCGCCGACCGTATCGGCAACCTGACCTATCAACTGAGCGCCCGCAACTTTAACCCACTGATCGCGATGGCCGCAGAGATCACGCTCGCCGAGCCTGATGTGCTGGTGGACGTCGGGGCCATTGAACCAGACCAGGTGATGACGCCCGGTGCCGTTGTTAACCATATCGTTAACCCTCAGGAGTGGTAA
- the atoC gene encoding acetoacetate metabolism transcriptional regulator AtoC gives MKPNYRILIVDDEENVRRMLSTAFALSGQETFCARDGREAVRMFTDHPPDVVLMDIRMPDVNGIEALQQMHALHPRIPVILMTAYAEVETAVEALRCGAFDYVIKPFDLDELQIVIQRALALESMKQEINSLHKALTDSWQWGHILTTSPNMMEVCRDTAKIALSQASVLISGESGTGKELIARAIHYNSRRACGPFIKVNCAALPESLLESELFGHEKGAFTGAQVQRLGLFERAHQGTLLLDEVGEMPLNLQAKLLRVLQEREFERIGGHQTVQVDIRIVAATNRNLAAMVEDATFRQDLFYRLNVIHLEIPPLRERTQDIPLLANHFLQKFSAENQRDIIDIDPAALACLCAWHWPGNIRELSNVIERAVIMSTGAVIFIDDLPAPLLSPPCTGSDEKRPAASEERNLKDEMKRYEKKLIIETLENHDGNRTHSALALGISRRALMYKLQEYGIDPLSRAEP, from the coding sequence ATGAAACCGAACTACCGTATTCTTATCGTGGATGACGAAGAAAATGTTCGTCGCATGTTATCCACGGCTTTCGCGCTGTCCGGCCAGGAGACCTTCTGCGCCAGGGACGGTCGTGAAGCCGTGCGCATGTTCACCGATCACCCGCCGGACGTGGTACTGATGGATATCCGCATGCCGGATGTCAACGGGATTGAGGCGCTACAGCAGATGCACGCCCTACATCCCCGTATCCCGGTGATTCTGATGACCGCCTATGCCGAGGTAGAAACAGCGGTTGAGGCATTGCGCTGCGGCGCCTTTGACTACGTCATCAAGCCTTTTGACCTGGATGAATTACAAATCGTGATTCAACGCGCGCTTGCGCTTGAGTCCATGAAGCAAGAGATAAACTCCCTGCACAAAGCCCTCACGGACAGCTGGCAGTGGGGCCACATTCTGACGACCAGCCCGAATATGATGGAAGTCTGCCGCGACACCGCCAAAATCGCGCTCAGCCAGGCAAGCGTACTGATAAGTGGTGAAAGCGGCACCGGTAAAGAGCTTATTGCCAGAGCCATTCATTACAACAGCCGTCGCGCCTGCGGCCCCTTTATTAAAGTGAACTGTGCAGCACTCCCGGAATCACTGCTGGAAAGCGAACTGTTTGGTCACGAGAAAGGTGCGTTTACCGGCGCTCAGGTACAGCGCTTGGGGCTGTTTGAGCGCGCACATCAGGGCACCCTGCTGCTCGATGAAGTGGGCGAGATGCCGCTTAATTTACAGGCCAAACTGCTGCGGGTATTGCAGGAGCGAGAGTTTGAACGCATTGGGGGGCACCAGACGGTGCAGGTCGATATCCGCATTGTCGCCGCCACCAACCGCAATCTTGCGGCGATGGTTGAAGACGCCACGTTTCGCCAGGACTTGTTCTATCGCCTGAACGTTATCCATCTGGAAATTCCGCCGCTGCGCGAGCGCACGCAGGATATCCCGCTACTGGCGAATCATTTCCTGCAAAAATTCTCAGCGGAAAACCAGCGCGACATTATCGACATCGACCCTGCGGCGCTGGCCTGCCTGTGCGCCTGGCACTGGCCAGGAAATATTCGTGAACTGTCCAACGTTATTGAGCGTGCGGTTATCATGAGCACTGGCGCAGTGATTTTCATCGACGATCTGCCCGCGCCACTCCTTTCCCCGCCCTGCACAGGCAGCGATGAAAAGCGCCCTGCGGCCAGCGAAGAACGCAATCTGAAAGATGAGATGAAGCGCTATGAAAAAAAGCTCATTATTGAAACCCTCGAAAACCACGACGGCAACCGCACCCACAGTGCGCTGGCGCTGGGAATCAGCCGCCGGGCGCTGATGTACAAACTCCAGGAATACGGCATCGACCCGTTATCTCGTGCCGAGCCGTAA
- the atoS gene encoding two-component system sensor histidine kinase AtoS encodes MNTGITALQQRIKRLYPRRLRNQMIAMAIVMVSIPTLTIGYIVETEGQAAVQAEKEKKLSGIIRRLDVELGDTFSRFANLPRAERITALNHLLSPVTEKIASAFPGIGVGYYHRELEAIITYAPAAQYRDNVGITINADHPGRVVMITRKPLVYSGHQVRGHIMNSMIPIEREGMVIGYIWANELSEDIRQQAWKMDVRIAAVLFCGLLISLLLIVIFSRRLSASIDVINHGLEGLAQNLHLRLPPLPGEMGQISQRVNALAQALGETRTLNDLIVENAADGVIAIDKAGCVTTLNPAAQQITGYSRDELMGQPYAALFTHSDYASPVLDTLERGIEHRALEVSFPAKAQRIELIVTTSELRNDSGELVGALVIFSDLTARKEAQRRLAQAERLATLGELMAGVAHEVRNPLTAIRGYVQILKQQDTQLHHQEYLTIILKEIDAINRVIQQLLDFSRPRQGPRQPVRLNEVIEETLVLIQTSGLEARIDFTSQLCDTLEPVPADRELLRQVILNLLINAVQSISARGSISIRTWQYDDGHQALAIADNGCGIPADLQHKIFEPFFTTRASGTGLGLALSQRIISAHQGDIQLASEPGHGTTFTIILPVLPQGTPPT; translated from the coding sequence ATGAACACAGGGATAACGGCGCTACAGCAGCGAATCAAACGACTCTATCCGCGCCGACTGCGTAACCAGATGATAGCGATGGCAATTGTGATGGTCAGTATACCTACGCTCACGATTGGCTATATCGTCGAAACCGAAGGCCAGGCGGCAGTCCAGGCGGAAAAAGAAAAGAAGCTCTCCGGCATCATTCGCAGGCTTGATGTTGAACTGGGCGATACGTTTTCACGCTTTGCTAACCTGCCGCGCGCCGAGCGCATTACTGCGCTAAACCACCTGCTCAGTCCCGTTACCGAGAAAATCGCCAGTGCGTTTCCCGGCATCGGCGTCGGCTATTACCACCGGGAACTGGAGGCGATTATTACCTATGCCCCCGCAGCCCAGTACCGGGATAACGTCGGTATCACCATTAATGCCGATCATCCGGGTCGCGTCGTCATGATAACCCGCAAGCCACTGGTTTACTCCGGCCATCAGGTGCGCGGCCATATCATGAACTCCATGATCCCCATTGAACGAGAGGGCATGGTTATCGGCTACATCTGGGCCAACGAGCTGTCTGAAGATATTCGCCAGCAGGCCTGGAAAATGGATGTGCGCATTGCAGCGGTGCTGTTCTGCGGGCTGCTGATTAGCCTGCTACTGATCGTTATTTTCTCCCGCCGCCTGAGCGCCAGTATTGATGTTATCAATCACGGGCTGGAAGGTCTGGCGCAGAATTTACACCTGCGTCTTCCCCCTCTGCCTGGAGAGATGGGGCAAATCAGCCAGCGAGTGAATGCGCTCGCCCAGGCACTGGGAGAGACGCGCACGCTTAACGATCTTATAGTCGAGAATGCCGCCGATGGCGTTATTGCGATTGATAAAGCGGGCTGCGTCACCACCCTGAACCCAGCAGCCCAGCAGATAACCGGTTACAGTCGCGATGAACTGATGGGCCAGCCTTATGCGGCGTTATTTACCCACAGCGACTATGCAAGCCCGGTGCTGGATACGCTGGAGCGCGGCATAGAGCACCGGGCGCTGGAGGTCAGCTTCCCGGCAAAGGCGCAGCGCATTGAGCTTATCGTCACCACCAGCGAGCTTCGAAATGACAGCGGCGAATTGGTTGGCGCGCTGGTGATTTTCTCTGATCTCACCGCTCGTAAAGAAGCCCAGCGCCGCCTGGCGCAGGCCGAACGGCTGGCTACCCTCGGCGAACTGATGGCCGGTGTCGCCCACGAGGTCAGAAACCCGCTCACGGCGATTCGCGGCTATGTACAAATTCTCAAACAACAGGATACCCAGCTTCACCACCAGGAGTATCTGACCATCATTCTTAAAGAGATTGATGCCATTAACCGCGTCATTCAGCAGTTGTTAGATTTTTCCCGCCCGCGCCAGGGGCCGCGCCAGCCCGTCAGGCTCAATGAGGTTATTGAAGAAACCCTCGTTCTCATCCAGACCTCCGGGCTTGAGGCGCGCATCGATTTCACCAGCCAACTCTGCGACACGCTTGAGCCGGTCCCGGCTGACCGGGAGTTACTGCGCCAGGTGATTCTCAATCTGCTCATTAATGCCGTGCAGTCCATCAGCGCCAGAGGCAGCATCAGCATTCGTACCTGGCAGTACGACGATGGCCACCAGGCTCTCGCCATCGCCGATAACGGCTGCGGCATTCCCGCAGATTTACAGCATAAAATTTTTGAACCCTTCTTTACCACCAGAGCGTCCGGCACCGGGCTGGGGCTGGCTCTGAGCCAGCGCATCATCAGCGCCCATCAGGGAGATATACAGCTTGCAAGCGAACCGGGGCACGGCACCACGTTTACGATTATTTTGCCTGTTTTACCCCAGGGAACCCCACCAACATGA
- the rcsC gene encoding two-component system sensor histidine kinase RcsC encodes MKYFVSFRTTLKVSRYLFRALALLLWLLIALFSAFYIANALHNKEDEIRKEFTLSYDQAQRYIQRTSDVMKELKYIAENRLGDDSGLLRGASVDDDKIETPTFVPLFPDSDCSALGNSWRGSLQSLSWFLRYWRENFSAAYELNRVFLIGGDSQCMADFGLRTMPLERENALKSLHERIVKYRNQPQNERASSLFWINQGPRPGIGYFYTLTPVYMANQLQAMLGIEQTVRMENFFTPGSLPVGVTVLDENGHPLISLTGGEAGSVPDERWGQERSWFGYTPGFKELVLKKNLPPSSLSVVYSVPVDIVLERIRMLILNAVLLNVLVGIVLFTLARLYERRIFIPAENDAQRLEEHEQFNRKIVASAPVGICILRTQDGTNILSNELAHNYLNMLTHEDRQRLTQIICGQQVNFVDVLTSNNTNLQISFVHSRYRNENVAICVLVDVSARVKMEESLQEMAQAAEQASQSKSMFLATVSHELRTPLYGIIGNLDLLQTRELPKGVDRLVTAMNNSSSLLLKIISDILDFSKIESEQLKIEPREFSPREVMSHITANYLPLVVRKQLGLYCFIEPDVPLTLQGDPMRLQQVISNLLSNAIKFTDVGCIILHVCVDDCYLRFCVRDTGVGIPAKEALRLFDPFFQVGTGVQRNFQGTGLGLAICEKLIGMMDGDIAVNTEPGMGSQFTIRIPLYSAHFSAPQCAPELAEKRCWLAVRNASLYRYLETLLERSGIRTQRYDGTLPDSDDILLTDDETSEAWLGRAVVRFCRRHIGMPLEHSPGSWVHSVASPHEIVMLLGRIYRVEVAVPGSGSALPAPEAVREQKDDIMVLIVDDHPINRRLLADQLSTLGYPCKTANDGIDALNVLSKHAIDIVLSDVNMPNMDGYRLTQRIREQGMTLPVIGVTANALAEEKQRCIESGMDSCLSKPVTLDVIAQTLSFYAEKVRGERADGEQGA; translated from the coding sequence TTGAAATACTTTGTCTCCTTTCGCACTACGCTGAAAGTGTCGCGCTATTTGTTTCGCGCGCTGGCTCTGCTGCTCTGGCTTTTGATTGCCTTGTTCTCGGCGTTTTATATTGCCAATGCCCTGCACAACAAAGAAGATGAAATCCGCAAGGAGTTCACTCTCAGCTACGATCAGGCCCAGCGATATATTCAGCGCACCTCCGATGTAATGAAGGAGCTAAAGTACATCGCCGAAAACCGTCTTGGTGATGACAGTGGGCTGCTGCGCGGCGCCTCGGTGGATGACGACAAGATTGAAACGCCGACTTTCGTGCCGCTATTTCCTGACTCTGACTGTTCCGCGCTGGGCAATTCCTGGCGCGGTTCGTTGCAATCACTCTCCTGGTTTTTACGCTACTGGCGTGAGAACTTCTCGGCGGCATACGAACTCAATCGCGTTTTCTTAATCGGTGGCGACAGCCAGTGCATGGCTGATTTTGGTCTGCGCACGATGCCGCTTGAGCGTGAAAATGCGCTTAAGTCGCTGCACGAGCGCATCGTGAAATACCGTAACCAGCCGCAAAACGAACGTGCCAGCAGCCTGTTCTGGATTAATCAGGGGCCGCGGCCCGGCATCGGCTATTTCTACACGCTGACGCCGGTATATATGGCCAACCAGCTACAGGCGATGCTCGGCATTGAGCAGACGGTGCGTATGGAGAACTTCTTTACGCCCGGCAGCCTGCCGGTAGGGGTGACTGTCCTTGATGAGAATGGCCACCCGTTGATTTCGCTCACGGGGGGGGAAGCCGGTAGCGTGCCGGATGAGCGCTGGGGGCAGGAGCGTTCGTGGTTTGGCTACACCCCCGGATTTAAAGAGTTGGTACTCAAAAAGAACCTGCCGCCGTCTTCACTGAGCGTGGTCTATTCGGTGCCGGTGGATATCGTGCTGGAGCGCATCCGCATGCTTATCCTCAACGCTGTGCTACTCAATGTGCTGGTTGGGATTGTGCTGTTTACGCTTGCGCGACTGTACGAGCGACGTATCTTCATTCCGGCAGAAAACGACGCCCAGCGCCTGGAAGAACATGAGCAGTTTAACCGCAAAATTGTGGCGTCGGCGCCGGTGGGGATCTGTATTCTGCGCACCCAGGACGGCACCAATATCCTCAGTAATGAGCTTGCGCACAACTACCTTAATATGCTCACACACGAAGACCGCCAGCGCCTGACGCAGATTATCTGTGGTCAGCAGGTTAACTTTGTCGATGTGTTGACCAGCAATAATACCAACCTGCAAATCAGCTTTGTGCATTCACGCTATCGCAATGAAAACGTGGCCATCTGTGTGCTGGTGGACGTGAGCGCGCGCGTGAAAATGGAAGAGTCCTTGCAGGAGATGGCGCAGGCGGCCGAGCAGGCCAGCCAGTCGAAATCCATGTTCCTGGCAACCGTCAGCCATGAGTTGCGCACCCCGCTTTACGGCATTATCGGTAACCTCGATTTACTCCAGACCCGTGAGTTGCCTAAAGGCGTGGACCGGCTGGTGACGGCGATGAATAACTCTTCCAGCCTACTGTTGAAAATCATCAGCGATATCCTGGATTTCTCAAAAATTGAGTCCGAGCAGCTAAAAATTGAGCCGCGTGAGTTCTCACCGCGCGAGGTGATGAGCCATATCACCGCCAACTATCTGCCGCTGGTGGTGCGCAAGCAGCTTGGGCTGTATTGCTTTATCGAGCCGGATGTCCCGCTTACCTTGCAGGGCGATCCTATGCGTTTACAGCAGGTGATTTCTAACCTGCTCAGCAACGCTATCAAATTTACCGATGTGGGCTGCATTATTCTGCACGTGTGTGTGGATGACTGCTACCTGCGTTTTTGCGTGCGTGATACCGGCGTGGGTATTCCGGCGAAAGAAGCATTGCGGCTGTTTGATCCCTTCTTCCAGGTGGGGACCGGCGTGCAGCGCAATTTCCAGGGGACCGGGCTGGGGCTGGCGATTTGTGAAAAACTGATTGGCATGATGGATGGCGATATTGCCGTTAATACCGAGCCGGGCATGGGCAGCCAGTTTACGATTCGTATTCCACTTTACAGTGCGCATTTCAGCGCGCCACAGTGCGCGCCGGAACTGGCCGAAAAACGCTGCTGGCTGGCGGTGCGCAATGCGTCGCTGTATCGCTACCTTGAAACGTTGCTCGAGCGTAGCGGTATTCGTACCCAGCGCTACGACGGTACGCTGCCCGATAGCGACGATATCCTGCTGACAGATGACGAAACCAGCGAGGCGTGGCTCGGGCGTGCGGTGGTGAGATTCTGTCGCCGTCATATTGGCATGCCGCTTGAGCACTCGCCTGGCTCCTGGGTGCATAGCGTGGCGTCACCGCATGAAATTGTCATGTTGCTGGGGCGGATTTATCGCGTTGAGGTCGCCGTGCCCGGCAGCGGCAGCGCATTGCCGGCACCTGAGGCGGTGCGCGAGCAAAAAGACGATATCATGGTGCTTATCGTTGACGATCACCCTATTAACCGCCGTCTGCTGGCCGATCAGCTCTCAACGCTTGGCTATCCCTGCAAGACCGCCAATGATGGCATCGACGCGCTCAACGTGCTGAGTAAACATGCGATAGATATTGTGCTCAGTGATGTCAACATGCCGAATATGGATGGCTACCGTCTGACGCAGCGCATCCGCGAGCAGGGGATGACGCTGCCCGTCATTGGCGTGACGGCGAATGCGCTGGCAGAAGAGAAGCAGCGTTGTATTGAGTCTGGCATGGACAGCTGTCTGTCCAAGCCTGTGACGCTGGATGTGATTGCCCAAACGCTGTCGTTTTACGCAGAAAAGGTGCGCGGAGAGCGTGCTGATGGTGAGCAGGGAGCCTGA
- the rcsB gene encoding transcriptional regulator RcsB: protein MNNMNVIIADDHPIVLFGIRKSLEQIEWVNVVGEYEDSTALINNLPKLDAHVLITDLSMPGDKYGDGITLIKYIKRHFPNLSIIVLTMNNNPAILSAVLDLDIEGIVLKQGAPTDLPKALAALQKGKKFTPESVSRLLEKISAGGYGDKRLSPKESEVLRLFAEGFLVTEIARKLNRSIKTISSQKKSAMMKLGVDNDIALLNYLSSVSLTPVDKE from the coding sequence ATGAACAACATGAACGTAATTATTGCCGACGATCATCCTATCGTGCTGTTCGGCATTCGTAAGTCTCTTGAGCAGATCGAGTGGGTGAACGTTGTCGGTGAGTATGAAGACTCAACAGCCTTAATCAACAATCTGCCGAAACTCGACGCCCATGTGCTTATTACCGACCTGTCCATGCCCGGCGATAAGTACGGCGACGGAATTACGCTCATCAAATACATCAAGCGTCATTTCCCGAATCTGTCGATAATTGTCCTGACGATGAACAATAACCCGGCCATTCTGAGCGCCGTGCTGGATCTCGACATCGAAGGAATTGTGCTCAAACAGGGCGCACCAACCGACCTGCCAAAAGCACTGGCTGCACTGCAGAAAGGCAAAAAATTCACGCCGGAAAGCGTCTCTCGCCTGCTGGAGAAAATCAGCGCAGGCGGCTATGGCGACAAGCGTCTGTCACCGAAAGAAAGCGAAGTGCTGCGCCTGTTTGCTGAAGGCTTCCTGGTCACTGAGATTGCACGCAAGCTCAACCGCAGTATTAAAACCATCAGCAGCCAGAAGAAATCGGCCATGATGAAGCTTGGCGTTGATAACGATATCGCGCTGCTCAACTATCTCTCCTCCGTCAGCCTGACGCCGGTGGATAAAGAGTAA